TCCATGCTGGTCAAGATCACCGAGCGCAGCAGCGGCCGCGCCCTGACCATCGTCAACCGCCGGGCCATCGAGCAGATGGGGCGCGAATACACCCGCCGGCCGGTGGGCACCGGGCCGTTCCGCATCGTGGAACACCGTCTGGGCGAGCGGATCGTTCTCGAGAAGTTCCCCGACTACTACCTGAAGGATCGGCCGCGGGTCGACCGGGTGACCATCTTCAACATCGAGGAGCCGGCCACGCTGGTGGCGGCGCTGGAGTCGGGCCAGGTGGAGTTCATCAACGTGGTCCCCGAGGCCCTGCTGCCGCGGGTGCGGGCCAACCGCGACGTGGTCATCTCCCAGGCCGACGACCCGGGGTTTCAGGCCGTCTTCTTCAACCTGCGCGCCGACAAGCAGCAGAAAATCGGCAAGGCCTCCCTGCCCACCGACGACGTGCGGGTGCGGCTGGCCCTGGCCAAGGGGATGGACCGGGACGACCTCATCCGCCGGGCGCTGTTCGGTCTGGGGGTTCCCGCCTTCGGCCCCATCCCCAGGGCCCAGAAGACATACTTCCGCGATCTGGCCGCCACCAGCCCCCAGCGCTTTGACCCGGACCAGGCGCGGCGGCTGCTGGCCGAGGCCGGCTACCGGAGCGGGTTCAGCATCAAGATGCTGGTCAGCCCCGGGGTGCGGCGGCGGGGGGAGGTCATCGCCGACATCTACAAGCGCACTCTGGGCATCACCATCGAGCTGGAGGTGGTGGACTTCCCGGTCCAGGTCCAGCGCTTCGACCAGGGCCAGTTCGAACTGTGCCAGATCGGGTCGGGCGGGGACCCTGACCCTGACGACTCCATCGACGACTGGTTCTGGAGCGGGGCCAAGTTCAACACCTTCGGCTACGCCAATCGGGACGTGGACGCCCTGAACGCGGCCCAGCGGGAAACGGTGGACACCGCCAGGCGCGTCCGCTGGGTGCAGGCCGCCGTGGACCTCATTGCCAAGGACGCGCCCTGCGTCTTTCTCTTCCACGGGGTGGACGTGGCCGCGTACCGGCGCAACGTGCGGGGCTTTGTGCACATTCCCGGCCTGCGGGACCTGGACACGCTGACCGTGCGGTAGCCGGACGTGAAGGCGTACATCGCGCGCCGGGTCGCCTACTCGCTGCTGGTCATGTGGGCAGTGGCGACCCTGGTGTTCTTCATGATGCGGGCGATCCCCGGCGACCCGGTGCGCGCGCTGGCCGGGTTTGAGGCCGACCCGGCCACGGTGGAGCAGATCCGCCGCAACCTGGGGCTGGACCAGCCGTTTCCCGTCCAGTACGTCCGGTGGATGGGGCGCCTGCTGCGGGGGGACCTGGGGGCGTCCATCTGGAACCAGCAGCGGGTGTCGGTGCTGATCCGGGAAGCCCTGCCGCGCACCCTCTCGCTGGCCCTGCTGTCCTTCGGGGTGGCCGTCGGTCTCGCCCTGCCGGCGGGGGTTGTGTCCGCCGTCCGGAGGTACTCGCCGGCCGACCACGCCCTGACGGTCCTGGCGTTTCTGGGACTGTCCATGCCGGACTTCTGGCTGGGCATTGTTCTGATCATCATCTTTGCCGTCAAGTTGCAGCTGCTGCCGGC
This window of the Armatimonadota bacterium genome carries:
- a CDS encoding ABC transporter substrate-binding protein, which produces MDERRIPQWEADLRWALDYDPADPRLGLDWSDLSSGRITRRVFLRLAVAAGALHYLSPLLRPLPAFAQGRPGGELKAAWNVREFTNLDPAFINQVVQFQVTSNVLGGLTHIDEGLVPRPDLAESWEVSSDGLVWTFRLRRGVKWHNGDDFTADDVIYTFNRTRDPAVGSLHRSILDPFEKAEKLDAHTVRFTLRQPRASMLVKITERSSGRALTIVNRRAIEQMGREYTRRPVGTGPFRIVEHRLGERIVLEKFPDYYLKDRPRVDRVTIFNIEEPATLVAALESGQVEFINVVPEALLPRVRANRDVVISQADDPGFQAVFFNLRADKQQKIGKASLPTDDVRVRLALAKGMDRDDLIRRALFGLGVPAFGPIPRAQKTYFRDLAATSPQRFDPDQARRLLAEAGYRSGFSIKMLVSPGVRRRGEVIADIYKRTLGITIELEVVDFPVQVQRFDQGQFELCQIGSGGDPDPDDSIDDWFWSGAKFNTFGYANRDVDALNAAQRETVDTARRVRWVQAAVDLIAKDAPCVFLFHGVDVAAYRRNVRGFVHIPGLRDLDTLTVR
- a CDS encoding ABC transporter permease → MKAYIARRVAYSLLVMWAVATLVFFMMRAIPGDPVRALAGFEADPATVEQIRRNLGLDQPFPVQYVRWMGRLLRGDLGASIWNQQRVSVLIREALPRTLSLALLSFGVAVGLALPAGVVSAVRRYSPADHALTVLAFLGLSMPDFWLGIVLIIIFAVKLQLLPAFGYEPLSAGVGVWLSHLILPAVTTGTTFAAILARMTRSALLEVLREDYIRTARAKGLAARVVVLRHALRNALIPVLTVMGIAFALLLAGAVIAENVFAIKGVGRLLIEAILNRDFPIVQGMILVIAGIFVFTNLLVDVLYALVNPKIRYVE